One window of Bactrocera tryoni isolate S06 chromosome 2, CSIRO_BtryS06_freeze2, whole genome shotgun sequence genomic DNA carries:
- the LOC120768482 gene encoding uncharacterized protein LOC120768482, whose amino-acid sequence MNAPLKMLLHAKGITISAAFSIWLMCCCLPSAEPLVVPQELPSILSLIYSNIPPIKKGTDSRLGFGFRLGNHADFQVLLELGPQKNTRPIGEDADSENSFNKRQVSKAHRAHLLRKQAQEAFRQLASSTTSTTTERTANSWLESWSNAMHTTNNNAASSAGIAASKKKSAPKLAQNATGKKQQQLENFTPPAANTAEQSMMQLQMLYQMATSSSTTTKSSPIDTQPSTEAPVMVVTPEPELQRLRPTFVPYKGGSLNLGGPAGFTPRPLEELALQTIAEQPSERKSKSEITMELMDVSLEQGE is encoded by the exons TACCAAGCGCGGAACCACTCGTTGTGCCACAGGAGCTACCCTCCATACTATCTCTTATCTACTCCAATATTCCACCCATAAAAAAAG GTACCGATTCTCGACTCGGCTTCGGTTTTCGGCTCGGCAATCATGCTGACTTCCAAGTTCTACTCGAACTGGGACCACAGAAGAACACACGTCCAATAGGCGAAGATGCCGATTCGGAGAACTCATTCAATAAGCGTCAAGTGAGCAAGGCGCATCGCGCACATCTGCTGCGCAAACAAGCGCAGGAAGCTTTCAGACAACTCGCGAGCAGCACAACGAGCACCACAACAGAACGCACAGCCAATAGTTGGCTTGAGAGTTGGTCAAATGCCATGcatacaacaaacaacaatgcTGCCAGCAGTGCCGGCATAGCAGCCAGCAAAAAGAAATCTGCGCCGAAACTCGCACAAAACGCGACGGggaaaaagcaacagcagctgGAAAATTTCACGCCACCGGCCGCCAACACGGCGGAGCAGTCAATGATGCAACTGCAAATGCTCTACCAAATGGCCACcagcagcagcacaacaacgaaATCATCACCAATAGATACTCAACCAAGTACCGAGGCGCCAGTTATGGTTGTAACGCCGGAGCCAGAGTTACAGCGATTACGTCCGACCTTTGTACCATATAAAGGCGGTTCCTTGAACTTAGGCGGACCAGCGGGATTCACGCCACGCCCACTTGAGGAATTGGCGCTGCAGACAATCGCAGAGCAACCGAGTGAGCGCAAGTCGAAAAGCGAAATAACCATGGAGTTGATGGATGTGAGCCTCGAGCAGGGCGAGTAG